The following DNA comes from Papaver somniferum cultivar HN1 chromosome 4, ASM357369v1, whole genome shotgun sequence.
CAATCAGGTCTAAGCTTAAGACCGATATAATGGCAGCCttgaaaaaatacaataacaagtCTTCTATCTTTGACACCCTCATGGTAAGGTTTTGTTGGCGGTGCGTAAGTGAAACAACTTTCATCCCTCGCAAAATAATGAACAATGCAATTGAAGGCCTACGCGATGCCACATATCggcatttgcatccaatggtCACTTGTGATGACGGCATCACCATGTAAACGCCGTTCAAAACTAATGAACTCTTGTGTGACCCCATGGTCCCTGCCACCTCTCATCATTGACTTGTAAAAGTTCTTGTTTCGGCGTAGTGTTTGTAACAATTTTTTCCTTATATAATTAAATTCGTCCtcttggaaaaccagatggttccCATCTTTAAAAGGTCCTAGTTGTTACGCGATGACATGGAAACCACAATTGCCACCCCATTCGACAACGTCCATGGATATTATATACTCGTGAATGGCTTCAGGTAGGTCTTGTAAGTAGTTCTTGTAAATCATATTAGTAGGTCGCAAATACTTTCCCAAATTATCGCTTTTAGGACCTTTCATTTTTCCATCCGCATATatggttttttcttctttttcttgggcACCGGAGTACTGGTTGTTTCCATTTGTTGAGATGGAAACATCTTACCCTTAAACTTGACGTATCCTTGCAATGTGGGAGGACATAGAGGACCACTATTCTTAACTTCTTTGTAACTTGTTTCACTTTTATCCTTGCTCGGTCAACCACGTTTCTTTGATAGTTTCACTTCATCCATATTGTTTATCTTCTcgatttccttcttctcttcttcgtacTTTGCATCATGGTACTCGACCCCGGATGGATCCCTTCCGGTAAGACACCTTCTTTTGGAAAGTGCATTCGCTTTTGCTCTAAGCTATTTTCGGGTTTCTTTGGAGGGTGGCCTACCTTTTTGTGGCTCCTTTTTCCGGTTCTTGTAGACCTTTTTGGGTGTGAGGATACAGGATTGGCATCATGTTGTGCCATAAAATTTTTTTTTGAGCTCGGAACATCCCACGGTACATCTCGGCCAACTTTTCCCCATAAGGTGTGTCACAAATATCTACATCATCGTCTTCGTCGAGGATAGGGTCAAAACTCGATTGTTTCTAATGaggatcaatatcctcaaaaGGTACAATACACAATCCTAGTACCGAAGTATACCGTGCCGACACGGAAGTCCCATGCTTTCCctcattttacaaacacactcttcttggGAGTTAACATCCAATTTATCCATCAAATCCACTTCCTTCATTATAAGTTCAAGGCACAAATGAGAGACCCTATGGGTTAGTCCCCGGAGCCACTTATCATCCAAAAAGTCATTATGCTTCGTTATTAGACTTTTTTCGAATAACATATTAATTCTTATAACATCACCCATGAAATAATCTTCCATTGCGTCAAACACCGTGACGAACGTGTCCACGCACCCAGATAGATTCTTCTTCAAacgataatgagccgactctaccatacttgtagcttggttgtcgaagtgctTGTGGGTTTTTTTAAATGCActaaaaaatctatttttgtcGGTATCCAATAATTGCTTTCGTAAATATATAATGATTTTAGGGTATTTGACGCCCCAATTCGCAATGAGTTTTGCAACATTTTCTTCATACAATTCTTCGGTGATTGACAATTGCAAAACATCCCAATCGTTGGAGAAACATGCCCACAACCTTTTATTAGCCTCATATTCTTTTTTGAATTCTTTCCTCTTCACTTCTCGTTCTCCATCCAGTAATTTTGCAATCTTCTCTAGCTCTTTCATCTTAAGCGGTTGAATTATCGGTTGGCATTTTTTCTTAACATTATTCCATATGTGAAAGGTAGAAAGAAAGTTTTGTGTGTTCGTAAATACCTTCCTAATAGCAAATATCAATGCGGCCTATTGGTCGGTAACCATGACTTTTGGAATAGCATCCTCATGAAAGATTAACTTCACTTGTTGCAATTCCCAAACATAGCTTTCTTTCAACTcatttttcaaaaaacaaaaaacaatggtGAAAGGTGACTTAGTTGACGTATGCCCAACAACGTTCATCAAGGGCATCTCATACTTATTGgacttgtaagtgcaatccaataTGAGAACTTGTGGGAAGCAGAACACCAACTTTACGCATTCCGGATGGGCAGTAAAAAGGTGCGTCACATGGCCGAAATCATCCAATTTATTTTGGAAAGAATAGTTCTTCTTTTGCGCCAACCACAATAATTGTTGCATCACCAACCTATCTTGCAAATCCTTCCTTCTCAAAGTACTTTTCGTGTTATAGATATGTTGAAACATAGTCTTGTTATTCTTATTATCCGCTTTCAATTTGCTAAGAATTTTAGAGGTTGCCATACGTGCTCATGTCATTTTATCTACCTCCGCATATTCATGATCTTTGAGTCTCCCGGCTCTGTAATATCCATGAAGATCCtttggacgtgggtggttatgagtCTTATGAcggcaatccatatctttattcatggTGAAATACTTTTTCCCGGTCTTCCCAATATACACCTCACCCTTTTTCTTCTTGCTTACGTTCAACacgcttctctcacaaaccatcccAACCCGCTCATTTCAGCTTTGTCTACCTTTAACTAGGACGCAATTGATTTTAAAACCATGTTCCTCAGCCCAAGCAACGGCTTCGTCTCGAGTTTTCCACGTCTACATGGATACAAGTACAAAAGTTAAGTTATATTAATGATTTTGAATACAACATacttgaaaaataataaaaaaaacataaatagaTTACCTACCAAGTCAATTTGGAAGTGATCTTTAGTATCTTCATGAATGACATCAACAGGCGGTGGTTGATCCTCCATAATTACCATTTCAGGAACAATCTACATCAATATCACAAGCTTAGACGACAAATATACATACATACAGGGTTAGCTTCGGCTCATTCGTAATCTAACTTGAAAGCCGAACTACACAGTTCGGCTCATTCGTGTTAGACATGAAAAGTCGAACTACTAAAAATATACGGGTTCGGATAATTAGGAACTAACATTATAAGCTGAATCACCACACTTGAGACTTATCAAAACAATAAAAAGATCTTCGGCTGAAACACGTGTGAGACGAACATTATCTTATAAGTCAGAAATATTTTTCTAAGAGGTTGGGCTTATATAAGCACATCATTTCAAGCCGAACCGTGGAATTTCTTTGGTGCAAAAATAATTCAATGACAGTTAGGCTTATAAAGAATTCAATCGTACCAGCCTAACTGTTCTTATTTATCAAGGTTTGGCATCcaaattatgtgccgaacctaacACTGTTGCGCCGAACTACATACAAAAGTCCAACCTTTTGGTGAATTCAAGCTACAAAACGATTATTAAACAACGTCTACAACTTTACATGTGTATtattagcattgggttcctcattcATGTACTCATCTTAGGGATTTGGCTTCACAACGTCATTATCTTGAGCTTGAGAAAAAAAGCTGAGTTTGAGATCGAGTTTGGGTAAAATCGTTTTCATAATCTAACAAATAAGCCATCTCTGGATCTCCACCGTAAATAATATGTATTTTCTTAGCTTTACGTGATGAAGATTCAACTTCCCCACTAAAATTTGGGTCACACTTCTATCAACAATCACAAAGAtctaaaaaaaatggttttttttcCTCGACTCCTCTTCTTCTATATAATAACTCATTCAATCTCTTTAAAAGAAAATTATTATCCTAAATTAACACTAGCTATAATCATTAGCAactaattattaaaaaaaaataaagaaaattaaacaTTAATCATCCAAGGTATTTTAGCCTTTATGAAAAATGGCTGGACAAGGGCATTCTAGAAATGCTATTTCCAACCCTGTTTATTTTTGTCCTATTCAATATGCCCTAAACCTTTTCAATATAttcatgaaaaaagaaaaagaaaaaaaaaagaaaaaaaaaagaggaaaaaaaggaaAAGGTAGGTTCTTCGCAACATATTGGAGTGGAGGCCCACATATATGCTCGTTAGAGGTGCCCTAAGTTGGGCCCTAAAAAATAATTCCTCTGTATACCTTGAGAGGAGCACCAAATTTCATTACAGATGTCACTCGTAAGCGCTAAGTGTAAACCCTAACTAGATATCTCTCTCTCGATCAAGACGAGAAAGAATTGGAATTCAGCGACGATTGTTTTGGTaaacattttcaattcttcaTCTATTTTGTATATGCTTTCTTTGTTTCAGAATCATTtgagaaaccctaactttaaTGGAATTCTTTAAATAAAGGATTTAAGTATATAATGATCCATTTGTAGTTGTAGTAGATGTAATGGTGGTGTTAGTAGTGTGACTGTGGTGGTAAGTGTCGATGATCAGTGATACTTGTTGTGGGAGGTGTGAATGATTCTTCTTTATATTTGAATTTgtcaagtgttttttttttttttttaaatgattcGGTTAGGGTCAAAGGGGTAGGAAAGAGGTGTAATAAACAGATACATTTCTTGTTTATTCAAGCTGTGGGGTTCTTTAGTGTAATGATGAGTTTGTAGTTTTAGTAGTTGTATTCATGGTTTTTGGTAGTAATGAGGTAATGGTGTTGGCGAGGGGGTGTTTTGGTGATGTGATTCTTGTAACAATGTGGTGGGTGTGAACTTGGAAAAGTAGTGGTGGCGGTGTTGGTATGGATGACTTGTTATGGTGATGATGTTTTTTGATCAAGGTGGTGAAAGGTTTAAAGGTGGTGTGTCATGGAATCATCAGATTAATCATAGGTGGAGATTGTTCGTATTTATGCCATGTATGACATCCATATCGGTCATTACTGATATCTTTGTCATTCCTAGTGGGATTGTTGGCAGGGGTTAGGACTGGCCAGTCCTGCACATCATGGTGCTCAAAGATTTAGAAGTGCATTTATGTTATCTAGTGTTTTTTGTTTGCTGTAGTAATTTGATAAAAAATAAAGGTTTGATAGGTTAGTGGTGCTTTTATATTTGTAACGTCTGCGtgagatttcttatttggttttttgaaatttCAATATGGATTTTTCGCAGGTTATCAGAAATTACAATAGACACtataacatatcccataataGGGTGAGGTTGAGCAGGTGATAGTTTTTTTCTCTTCACGAACAATGCAGCCCGAGGAGAAACTTGCGGGAGAGGAAGTAGAGTATCAAACGTGTGATCCTGGATTCACAACTACTGATTGGGCGACTTTTAGAGATGATGATATCATGCAACAGCATAATGCCATTCAGGCTGAAGAAGCTGTGAAAAAGCCATATGTTAGCGACAAGGAAAGAAATGTTTATTAAACGTTTTTTGGAAACTGATTGATGTGCTATTTCCCTCTTTGTTATAATCCAACCAGGGAAAATATTATTGCACATAGAGAGGACTGGAATGACATGGCTTCATTAGTtctttgtttatgtatcttgattTTTGTGTTTTAATATGGCACAGATCATTTTTCTCATGCAGGAACCTCTTTCAGTGTTATCCGAGGAATATCAGTCAGGCAGCCCTATCTTGCTGGAGAAAATCCAGGTTTGTCAAGACACCAATTCTTTGTTCGTTTTTCTTTTCACTGCCTTCTCATATCCAAATGCCTATGAAGACCCTTGAACAGGTTTTTCTCAATAATCAATGTGGTACTGTCTGCAGGTTTTGAGTGAAAGTTATGCTGCCATAAGACGAACAAGAGGAGATGGGAACTGTTTCTTTCGATCCTTCATGTTTTCCTATCTGGTATCTCTCTAATACCCAAGTCTCAAAGAATTTCTTATGTTGGAGTTTGAGCATCTACCCTCCAGCTTGTTGCTGGAGGGAGGCTAATATGGTACTGTGTTTTTAGCTACTAAATAAATTGTGAGATTGGGGAAATTAGGAGCATATTCTGGAATCACAAGACAAAGCAGAGGTAGACCGGATTACTGCAAATATTGAACAATGCAAAAAGACCCTCCAGAGTCTGGGATATGCAGATTTTACGTTTGAAGATTTTTTTGCGGTATATCTCTGGTTACTTTTTGAGTTTATTATTGTTACATTCAGCTGCATGCTAGAAATATTTGACGAACAACTAGGTGTGTCATGTTTAGCTTGATTAAATGCTTCTGTGGTTGAACGATATAATATTTACTACTCCtataaaaatagatttcatagatAATCTAATCTCTTGTTAACTAAATGTTCTTTCATGCTTCCTCACTTCTTTCGTTTTCTTAGTAATGGTAAGTGTATCTAATCTATATGAGATGGATTTACAGTTGTTCCTTGAGCAGCTGGAAAATGTTCTGCAAGGAAATGAATCCTCCATAAGGTGATCCATCTATTTTCTCTCTCTTGCAAAGTTAGTTTACTGTGAAGGATTTGTATTACTTTTTTTGAGGAACTGGAACTGGAATAAACATTTCTTTGTGTTTCAGTCATGAAGATCTGGTGCAGAGGAGTCGAGATCAATCCGTGTCAGATTACGGTAACAACATGTTTATGTTATTTGGCTTTTACTTTTTTCATGACTCTCCGCATCTCCTGATGAAGCTGTTTTTCAGTTGTAATGTTCTTCAGATTTGTTACTTCTGGTGAAATTCGTAGACGCTCTGAATTCTTCGAACCTTTTATTTTGGGCTTATCAAATACAACTGTGGAACAGGTATTTCGTAATTTCCTCTTTATGTGATTTTCAGACATCTCCATGATTACGTTATATTGATCATCTTCGTCACTCCACCATGCATGATGAAACACAAAAATTTGACTAGAATGTTGTTGGGTCAGTTTTGTAAGACTTCTGTGGAGCCCATGGGTGAAGAAAGTGACCATGTTCACATCATTGCCTTGTCTGATGCGTTGGGTGTGCCCATCCGTGTAATGTACCTGGATCGCAGCTCCTGTGATGCTGAGGGTGTCAGTGTAAATCATCATGATTTTATTCCAACTGTTGGTGATGTTCAGAATACTACTAGCAAAGGCGTTTCTGATTTTGTGAAACCATTTATCACCTTGCTTTACCGCCCAGGCCATTATGACATTCTGTACCCAAAGCAATCAGGTAAGCAATACTAGAAGTTTTTTTATGTAAGTTTTTTATGTAAGTATGGAACATTCATCGGCAGAGCCGTCTTATGGACTAGGCCAGCTAGTAGGGCCCAAAAAAATTtaatgtttgttttgtttttgtccgTTGATAAGTCAtgctgttgttttttttttgcaactaaAAGATGAATTTATTAAGAATGTGTGATTACATAATTTGCCTCTTCCGGCACCTTGGCAGATATTTTAATAGGCAAATATAATAACCAAACACTACTTAAACGTTCTACTCTTGCAAACTTAGATGGTATATCTGCTACTTGGTTTTTAACTTTGGCACATGAACACATTGCCAGGTTTTGAAAAAACCGAAAAGAACTTTAATGTCTAGAATTAAATTTCGAATCCTCCAATCAATGTTGAAGTTGTTATTGTTGATCGCATCCACCACTATCTTTGAGTCCATCTCAAACACAACTCGATGAGATTCTTTTCTTTTGCTCATCTTGTTGGTTCCCATAAAGCTCGCTCTACTTTCCGCATCTTCTGCACTTGTCAGTCCCCTCAGGTTGATACATTTTCTTCCCCTGTGCGCTCCTGCAAAATCACTAATTATCAGTCCAATTTTTCATGTTTTATCAGAGTGTAAATAAGaaccatcaatatttattttaaCAAAATCTCTAGAAGGAGAAGTCCAATGTAATAGTTCAGTAGATTGAGGTGGAGCAAAGCTGCCAGGTATTATCGACTCAGTTTTTTGCTCTGTTATCTCTTTCCTGCATTTCTGAATAAGGATCTTTGGCATGAGGTTGGAGTTGTTAAAAGCTCTGTCACACCTAGCATTCCATATGTACCAAGCAATGATTGCTATTCTGCATCTCAATTTTTCTTCTGTCTGATGAGCAATAAGTTTGTCAAACCATCCACAAAACCGGTCTTCTAATGATGAAATATCTTCAGTGCGAATATCAGAATGGAAAACCAGTCTTCTAATAGTGTAAGAAACAACACACTAGAATTAGTATTAACCCAAATGTTCCAACAAGAGACAAAGTTGGTATACTGAAAACAAGACCAATTACAAGCATGAAAAGAACCTATAAATCGGAGAAGAATGGTTTCTAAGATGTTAGTCCAACCATTTTGATATTTGTATTTTAGAGATGAGCTTCATTGAAAGAGGAGTATTTTGTCCAATGTCTTGATGTTGGAGAAGATTCCGATGGCCGGAAAATATCGTCGTCGATGTACTTCAACCTTTGTAACACAAAGAAGAATTGCTTCTAAAGCCATAAAGAAACGACATAAAGACGCAgataaaaacaccatcaaagcgCATAAACCATGCTGGAAGACATGGAGGATGAAACatcttaaaccctaaacaaaatcGAAAACCCTACTGAATCTACTGAAATTAACCTAAAAATGAAAGAACTAGCTAAACTAAACCTATTACTGCTCAGATCTACTTAGATCCGTGAAGACCCAAGCAGATCTGAGCAGTCAGAAAAACTGCTCTTTCTCGCCTAATATTGCTCCAGAGAGGGGAGGacggagagagagagaaagtgaaaaaaataaaaaataaaataaaatccttgtTTCAAAAAGTAGTTTCAAAAAATCCTTGTTAACTTATGTCTATTGTCTAACTTGTTAGTGCATCCGTCGTCTAGTTGGCCTATCTATATATGTAGTAGATTGTATAATGCCGAATATGCCGTGAACATCATGGTGCCTCGATCTGTCTGGTGATGAAATTGACTAGGTTTTGTGAGTCagagttttgtttattttatatttGTTGTTGTTCTGACGCTGTAAGCATGCCCCGTGTCTCACTACTAAAGTCGTGGTTATTTCCAGAAGTTGTGTCGCTGCTATAATCATGGCATTAATTGAACAAAGATTACTGAGCCTGGTCATCCATTTAGATCAAAAGTACTTTATGATGGATATCAACGAGAAACAATCGAGAGGAAATATGAAAATGTAGTTTTGTATAAATATGATTCGATTTTCATGGTTAGAGATAAACTAAAtgctactccctccgtttctggaaaagtgttacttttactttttcaatttggcctatttttaggctaaaatgaaaaagtgaaagtacctCTTTTCCAGAAACAGATGTAGTATTACAGAGTTTTTATTAAATAGAGATCAATTTATCAAGATGTGGATGAATCAATTATCTTAATTGAGATTCAGGGCTTGTTTTTGATGAGGAAGACTATCATATGGAAAACTCGAAGATTTTTGAAAAGGACAAGAAACACGAAAACTGTATACTTGTAAAAGAATATaattgtatatttgtcaaagaattaaGAAGACTTTTTATATAAGATATTAGTAGCATCAAGCACAAAGCGGAGAATAAAGTGCTATTTGATTTTCACTACCAGGATAATGATTTTACTCTCCATCTAAATAGAGGATGCACTTAACACAAACATTTTATATTGTGGGTCCCACTACTACATAGTACTCCGTAGATACTGAATATCTATTATATAGTGAAAAAAATAAACATGTTGTTACATATCTATATGTACTAATGTTTATAGTTTTAGGTTTGAGACACTATTCATGTCATAACTTGTACGACTGAAAACTAAATTCGGTCTTGATTTAGATTTatatttcttttatgggctttTATTTCTCATTTTCGAATCCAACTttgaaattataaaagaaaattgaattttttgtagTTTGGTGCCTAGATTTTGTCAAGACCTTAAGCTTGGTACCAACATTGTTCCAGGTAGGAGTTTGGTGCCTGAATCTTACATAGACATTGACTAATTGaattttcaaataaataaataaaaataacataagTATAAACAATGAGAACGTTAACTTACTACTAACGCGTTTTTCATCGTCACCTGAACCTTGAGGCAATATTTAACAAGCGATTGAAATTTGAAAAGGGGAAAGTACCAAGTACACCAACAAATTTTTCATTTCAAAACCTAATAATTCCTTGCATGAACTTTAATTAATTTAAAAAACAGAAATCAATATCATTAGATAATCGTTAATTGAGATTCTTGAAAAGGGGAAACATATGCTTCAAGAATCTCCAAGTGAAGTTTTTAAAAGTCTTACCTTAATTATCAAAGAACCTTCAGCATTGGTAGACAAACTTTACAACAAGATCCAAAGTGTGTAAGGGATTAAGATTTTGTATTGCAAGATGTCTCCAATATATAGTAATTGATATCAAAGCTAGGTTGTTTTAAATGTAAGCAATGGGTTTAGTTAGAACTTTACTTGCGTTGGTTTTTTTTTCTCCGTAGTTTGAAGTGTTGAAACAATTAAGCACGGAGCAATTACCATAGGTATAATACTGTCGAAGATAACTTCAAACTGCTAAAGTTAGGCGTGTGCATTCAAAGTTGCAACTACCTGAATTGAGACTCaaacttgtttctcaagtttgaTCAATTCTTGGAAACAACAATATAACTTTTCTAGTAAAAGAATtagctatttttttttattaagtaaCAAATATGGAAAGTACAACAATTATCAAAACAAAGTTTTTGGATGTTTTGTACCTTCACGTTTACAAACCTAAGATTATATATTCACGAACTGAATTAAAAAAAGTGTCAGGAGAAATTTTTCTAAGTAAGGTTCGCAAACTCAAAATTTAGGTTCACGAACATCGGTAAGTTTGGGTGTATGAACCTCTCTCTTTCCACTAGGTTCATGAACGAAAAACATAGGGTTTCTGAATTCAAACCAAAGGCAAGTTCAGGAAGCTTCTAGTCTTTTctaggtttgcgaacttaaaacaTAGGTTCACAACCCAATATGTATGAAGTTATAattttaaacaattttttttttaaaaaaggttTGCGAACATATACTTTCAAGACTCAGGATAGAATATTTAATTGATTTTAGTTTCGAAAAAGAGATAAACATGAGCTTGACATCGAATTTCACTAGACTTTAGCCGAAGAGCTGGTCTGCGACAAGAAAAATCTTTGTGATTCGATTATTACCAAAGCCTTTAATTTTtcttagatagatagatagataaaaGGGAAAAGATACTGAAATGAAAATCAATCATTGTCACTAATCTTTGATAAAGTTCTTCAAATGATATCTTCGTGTAATCTTCAAGAGTAACTTGTATGAACCTTTGACTTTACTGCCTAACCGAATCTAAACCAAAGTTAACTTTAACAGGCTATAAATTGAGAAATAATTTAGGCATCTAAATTTGATAACATACTTGTCATACCAATAATTGGAGGTTCAACCAAGCTTTACACTAACAATGTCCCCTTTGTCAATTCTACTGACAAAACTTTTGAAATACATATGAACTTTTGTAAGTTTGAATTTCATTACAAATGACATGATACTTTCTCGATTTCTTGAAACTTCAACTTTCATCTTCTACGGTTTTTCATGTATTCGTTGAGTACATATAATAAAAGACTCAACAACGATAGATAACAACTTTAACATTACCCTCCTTTTAGAATTTGCATGGATGGCTTTCATTCCACACATAGTAGTTGTTCGCCCAATGAGCAGTATCGTTTATCACTTTTAAGCACAATATACTTTTTCAAACATATAGTGTACTAATTCTTGTTATGATTTATTCACCTCTTATTCTTTACATGTATATTTTTGCTAGATATGACAATGAGCGCACATACATATTAATTAACTCTCTCTTTAGACAATGCAATGAAAAGCCATATGTCATTAGTAGTCGACTATTACTtttctcaccctttttgtcaGAAAGTTGACAAAGGTGATGAGAATTGGGTTCCTCATGAATTAAGAcattaggctaacccctatgggatAAATTGAGCTGCAAGATTGGCAGTTAAGCGTTgcaattaaaaaaaaagtgtgtcctaaaagttaacactagttATCTCTCCTAGCAAGTGCTCGCGGTTCaattagcagcgagattgaaacgctgaattgTTCGGTGCTCAAAAAGTGACTTTaatgctgaatggttcagcgctggaTCATTTTAAAGTAAATGTTTTAGACAAATACATACCCTCTCATGACATTTATTAAACATTTGGTACCTAGTCAGATGTAGTACAATTAATACTTGAGATCCTCACCATCCAAGTTACACGTGTAGATATACCCACTCACCAAGGGAAGTTGTCGCCCAACCAAACAATAATCGTGAGCTTCAAGTTGTCTGTCAAAAATAAATTCTTAATACGGAAAAGGGGAAAATAATAATCAATTATGAAATATGATGTTTATATAGTAATAATATTATCCAGTCAACCAATTTATTGGTCaagcgctgtttggttcagctcTAGGCATTGTTTGGTTCGGCGATTCGCTGCTAGATTAGCaataccataggacttaggaggttttcCTAGCTGACGTGAACTGCTAATCTggctgctagattagaagaccataggacttagccttaggAGAACAACCGAGACTAAGAATTCAATCATATCGTTAATGATGATTCCACTAAGTTTCACAACTTAGTTTTTTTCACGGTAGAAATATTAATGAGACTTTACCCTCATAAAGTACACAAACATAGTCCCCCCAAATATGTCAACTAAGCGCAAGTTTAATTAAAAACattctcccatttgatgtcattatcAAAAGAGAAACAACAAATGCGATCCTTTTTACTAGAAAAATGATTATCATAAGAACATGTAAACCAAAGATCGATCGTCaaaagtattcatcctaagttGTTCAAGGTTCGCTCATAAGGAAAAAATGGTTGAATATAAAAATCTCATGGAAAAAATGCACAAAAGATATATTCATAAAGATTAATTATGGAAATCATCATCAATGAACAACTTAACTAAATAAATTCTCAGGAGATAATATAAAGAAGTAGCTAGTCCATAATATTAATTACTATATAAATATTAAATACGAAAATAGTATAGAAAAAGAGACAAGATGATAATGCATGCAATTATCTACGCTAATATATTTACTATGCGCATTACAACtaatttaattgttgagaatatctTTGTGTGTTAAAAATTTAATTCGTCATAATATTTTATTACATATAATTTAAttcgtcataattttttttttgtatattttgttttttttgcatacaatatttttatgaattttttggtaagtatttaaaaaaaaagaattttctcTAATTTCCAATAATCCATATAAAAAACAAATATCAATTTGAAATGTTGATTACTTTCTCTAAATACAAAGAAACAAAGATaacaatttttttatatattacaTATGTAGATAAATTTTCATAAGAGTGTAAAAGTATGTTAGAgcactcggtcgaactcgcatgcgttgctatctcaagcatgtttgtaaatgttagtgatcaaaactataagtcttgatttctagtttactatagctaagtctcggactaggacggaaagtgtagttgagctcaagaactccatggcgatcatgatacaagacgaagaactactcaaggaactggtggaacttcatcgactaaaaggtatgttgagacttgaacttatctatcactcaaaagtctatctactctatctcctatcttgagacaaaagt
Coding sequences within:
- the LOC113271530 gene encoding ubiquitin thioesterase otubain-like; amino-acid sequence: MQPEEKLAGEEVEYQTCDPGFTTTDWATFRDDDIMQQHNAIQAEEAVKKPYVSDKEPLSVLSEEYQSGSPILLEKIQVLSESYAAIRRTRGDGNCFFRSFMFSYLEHILESQDKAEVDRITANIEQCKKTLQSLGYADFTFEDFFALFLEQLENVLQGNESSISHEDLVQRSRDQSVSDYVVMFFRFVTSGEIRRRSEFFEPFILGLSNTTVEQFCKTSVEPMGEESDHVHIIALSDALGVPIRVMYLDRSSCDAEGVSVNHHDFIPTVGDVQNTTSKGVSDFVKPFITLLYRPGHYDILYPKQSGKQY